The Elgaria multicarinata webbii isolate HBS135686 ecotype San Diego chromosome 1, rElgMul1.1.pri, whole genome shotgun sequence genome has a window encoding:
- the LHFPL5 gene encoding LHFPL tetraspan subfamily member 5 protein, giving the protein MAKMLPAQEAAKIYHTNYVRNARAMGVLWALFTLCFAVIMVVTFIQPYWIGDSIDTPQAGYFGLYSYCIGNALTGELICKGSPLDFGTIPSSAFKTAMFFVGISTFLIIGCILCFSLFFFCNAATVYKVCAWMQLAACAGLSIGCLLYPDGWDSPEVKRMCGEKTDKYTLGVCTVRWAYILCIIGILDALILSFLAFVLGNRQDNLLPSDFQVDNKEGNE; this is encoded by the exons ATGGCGAAGATGCTGCCAGCGCAGGAGGCAGCAAAAATCTACCACACCAACTACGTGAGGAATGCCCGGGCCATGGGAGTCCTGTGGGCCCTCTTCACTCTCTGCTTTGCCGTGATCATGGTGGTGACTTTTATCCAGCCCTATTGGATCGGGGACAGTATCGACACACCCCAGGCTGGCTACTTTGGCCTTTACTCCTATTGCATTGGCAATGCCCTTACAGGTGAACTCATCTGCAAGGGCAGCCCACTGGACTTTGGCACTATCCCCTCGAGTGCCTTCAAAACAGCCATGTTTTTTGTGGGCATCTCTACCTTCCTCATCATTGGCTGCATCCTCTGCTtcagcctcttcttcttctgcaatGCAGCCACTGTCTACAAGGTGTGCGCTTGGATGCAGCTGGCAGCAT GTGCAGGCTTGTCAATAGGCTGCCTGCTTTACCCTGATGGCTGGGACTCCCCGGAGGTGAAACGCATGTGTGGAGAGAAAACTGACAAATACACCCTGGGTGTGTGCACGGTGCGCTGGGCCTACATCCTTTGCATCATTGGGATCCTCGACGCCCTCATCCTCTCCTTCTTGGCATTTGTGCTTGGCAACCGGCAAGACAATCTCCTTCCGTCAGACTTCCAAGTGGACAATAAAG AAGGGAATGAATGA